Proteins encoded in a region of the Magallana gigas chromosome 8, xbMagGiga1.1, whole genome shotgun sequence genome:
- the LOC136270846 gene encoding uncharacterized protein yields MGSGGSRSSSMGGRDNQPPRTVPTLTPDREVGMERQRTDDNQEDLQRVKPEFGQSGETRRSCLKHSKQHGGFGVGFRNQPIPEPFPEEELLTEEEEPPVPSDEILNPVDHSLKLQEPPREDTTSESGPPGNSENGSRMPLNPQAVPMEGELCVTVSQHCPRTAFTIKLMIQGAPIEAVVDTGAEVSVLGRKFYDNLESKPPIKRQVTLLQAGSGAHLQGFVLAHLTLV; encoded by the coding sequence ATGGGTAGTGGAGGATCCAGATCTAGCAGCATGGGAGGGAGAGACAACCAGCCACCAAGGACTGTGCCTACACTGACACCAGACCGCGAAGTTGGGATGGAGAGACAGAGAACAGATGACAATCAAGAGGACCTGCAGAGAGTGAAGCCAGAGTTTGGTCAGTCAGGGGAAACCCGTCGCTCCTGTCTTAAGCATTCCAAGCAGCATGGTGGATTTGGAGTGGGTTTCAGGAATCAGCCCATACCTGAACCGTTTCCTGAGGAGGAGCTGCTGACCGAAGAAGAGGAACCTCCGGTTCCTAGTGATGAGATCCTGAATCCAGTAGACCACAGTCTGAAGCTGCAGGAGCCACCGAGGGAGGATACGACCTCAGAGTCTGGGCCCCCTGGTAACAGCGAGAATGGAAGTCGCATGCCTTTGAACCCACAGGCAGTCCCTATGGAGGGGGAGTTGTGTGTCACAGTAAGCCAGCATTGCCCACGGACTGCATTTACCATAAAGCTGATGATCCAGGGAGCCCCCATTGAAGCTGTGGTGGATACCGGTGCAGAAGTGAGTGTACTTGGGAGGAAGTTCTATGACAATTTGGAGTCAAAGCCCCCCATTAAGAGACAGGTCACTTTGCTGCAAGCCGGAAGTGGAGCCCATCTCCAGGGATTTGTTTTGGCCCATTTGACCTTGGTGTAG